In one Alosa alosa isolate M-15738 ecotype Scorff River chromosome 14, AALO_Geno_1.1, whole genome shotgun sequence genomic region, the following are encoded:
- the LOC125307662 gene encoding semaphorin-7A-like, whose protein sequence is MDRFVVLALVLLRFSLLSMAETSHTARRKLTKDGMAFKRGQLEKPLFKMKLILGTQGDIYAGGDQHLSHLVFPENQRNAVVKKIPIECDKRCPITVMQPGRDAYPLFVCTEKDEGAHCCYKDVNGLTHHCKDVYGGGEPALLTGDFLYTTLSGVKDKDGIYRKRLSTDSDNMTPPSSRTDQRYVKIIERRNKMDDLQDKLYAFYTEKNQDQNSDIFTPRVSQICKADLGGSKDTLQFQWTSQLSSRLSCGDPSRKLYYTELLDVAMLPSEDGGDDRVYGLFKKRLMRAVCVYAMKDIDSTFSSSTTEPTETLSKRPGECVQDSKRLPSNLLKYMKRNPEMANWVRPIGNSNPLLVSRRHYSHIQVDRVGGTVGQEGHKVLLLSMESGVVHKVLENSTSPFIIAEYHPFESGTQILSMLLDNSEKKLYVSSSHEVVQIELRNCSVYGNQCTDCVLARDPYCGWDSGRKTCAPYSDGLTQDVLNGNYHDCTPYRSAPFGSGVDKPVPGPPSKDVPESSRHYLSCPIDSHHATYRWLKDGEERQSLEDQKQEQLVLLIEGMGSADEGGYECVAQEGDYQKTVAHYQLRMTSGVAGLKSSPLALALLALLLTLTC, encoded by the exons GGCGTTTAAACGGGGGCAGCTGGAGAAACCACTCTTCAAGATGAAGCTGATTCTGGGAACTCAAGGGGATATTTATGCTGGCGGGGATCAACATTTATCTCACCTCGTTTTTCCGGAGAATCAAAGGAACGCAGTG GTGAAGAAAATTCCAATTGAGTGTGACAAG CGCTGTCCTATCACGGTGATGCAGCCAGGGAGAGATGCATACcctctgtttgtgtgcacagagaaagatgAGGGAGCTCACTGCTGCTACAAG GATGTCAATGGCTTAACACACCATTGTAAAGACGTCTATGGAGGTGGAGAACCAGCACTTCTTACTG GGGATTTTCTCTACACCACACTGTCTGGTGTAAAGGATAAAGATGGCATCTACAGAAAGCGTTTATCTACTGACAGTGACAATATGACGCCTCCCTCAAGCCGTACAG ATCAAAGGTATGTGAAGATTATagaaagaagaaataaaatggATGACTTGCAAGATAAGCTGTATGCATTCTACACAGAGAAGAATCAGGACCAGAACTCTGACATTTTCACCCCACGTGTCTCCCAGATCTGCAAG GCTGATCTCGGAGGTTCAAAGGACACCCTGCAGTTCCAGTGGACGTCCCAGCTGAGCAGCCGGCTGTCCTGCGGAGACCCCAGCAGGAAGCTGTACTACACCGAGCTGCTGGACGTGGCCATGCTGCCGTCTGAGGACGGAGGAGACGATCGGGTCTACGGGCTCTTCAAAAAGCGGCTG atgagagcagtgtgtgtgtatgccatgaAGGACATTGATTCCACCTTCTCCAGCTCTACAACAGAACCCACAGAAACTCTGTCAAAACGTCCTGGAGAG TGTGTCCAGGACAGTAAGAGACTCCCTTCTAACTTGCTCAAGTACATGAAGAGGAATCCAGAGATGGCGAATTGGGTGAGGCCCATAGGAAACAGCAACCCCCTGTTGGTCAGTCGCCGCCACTACAGCCACATCCAGGTGGACCGTGTTGGAGGGACAGTGGGACAGGAGGGACACAAGGTCCTACTGCTGTCCATGG AGAGCGGTGTGGTTCACAAAGTCCTGGAGAACTCCACCTCACCTTTCATCATCGCGGAGTATCATCCATTTGAATCCGGAACACAGATCCTCAGCATGTTACTGGACAATTCTGAG AAGAAACTCTATGTGAGCTCCAGTCATGAGGTGGTTCAGATTGAACTGAGGAACTGCAGTGTGTACGGGAACCAGTGTACTGACTGTGTCTTAGCAAGAGATCCCTACTGTGGCTGGGACAGCGGCCGTAAGACATGTGCACCTTATTCAGA tGGTCTGACTCAGGATGTTCTCAACGGAAATTACCATGACTGCACCC CGTATCGCAGCGCTCCCTTTGGATCAGGTGTAGATAAGCCTGTCCCTGGTCCTCCTTCCAAGGATGTGCCTGAGTCCTCCAGACACTACCTGTCCTGCCCCATTGACTCCCACCATGCCACGTATCGCTGGCtgaaggatggagaggagaggcagtcGCTCGAGGACCAGAAGCAGGAGCAGTTAGTGCTGCTGATAGAGGGCATGGGGTCTGCAGACGAGGGCGGGTACGAGTGTGTAGCCCAGGAGGGAGACTACCAGAAGACAGTGGCCCACTACCAGCTGAGGATGACCAGTGGGGTAGCAGGACTGAAGAGCTCTCCACTGGCGTTGGCCTTGCTGGCGCTCCTGCTTACTCTGACATGTTAG